The proteins below come from a single Spirochaeta isovalerica genomic window:
- a CDS encoding integrase core domain-containing protein — protein sequence MTRKNHIRTVRHEWLDLVNFELIEHAQKLATDWFWTYNNKRPHSAIGGVPPRIKTPIARANLLMKPTKNGGAECVNIDEV from the coding sequence GTGACTCGCAAAAATCACATTAGAACGGTCCGTCATGAATGGCTTGATCTTGTGAACTTCGAATTAATTGAACATGCTCAAAAGCTTGCTACTGATTGGTTCTGGACATATAATAATAAACGTCCACATTCAGCAATAGGAGGCGTTCCACCAAGAATTAAAACACCGATTGCTAGGGCAAATCTACTAATGAAGCCCACTAAAAATGGGGGGGCGGAATGTGTCAACATAGATGAAGTATGA